The Carassius auratus strain Wakin chromosome 21, ASM336829v1, whole genome shotgun sequence sequence ataaaatatcataaaatatcaaacttatttttttcatgctaAAGTGGTAAAATTGGAATCTACACAAAAAAGAATGCCTatggtttacatcttgtggcTGTAATATTGAAACAGTGagtatttcaacatttttcaacattcaACAAATTTTGGGATGATCAACATTGTGCCACAAATTGagtttattttatactgtacctGAAATTCAAACAGTGTTGAGCCACTATCATGTCTTGGGTAAACTTTTTTGAGAAAGATAAACATGTATTTGTTGTGTGTCTTACCAAGCTTCTGCATGCACGCACGTAGCCGCTCCTCAAGACTAATCACGCGGGAGTGCAGGTCGTCATAGTCATAGGCTCCCATCTCCTGCTGGAGGAGGCCGAGGCTGGACGTCAAGTTCTGCACCTCCTCCTTAAACTGCTGAACCAGTCGCGCATCCGCTTTGTACTCCTCCAGTACGGGAATCAGCGGACGCAGCTCCGCCATTTTTGCCTTTATGGCCTGTAAGTATGTAACGTTGAAATGTTGGAAAGTCTTGCCTACTGTGCGTTCTGTAACCTGTCTGAACCCTTGCTTTTAATTTGAACAATCTAGGTGTCGAATACTGTTGTGTATAGTGTGTTTGTTCATCTGgacactcttaaaataaaagtttcaaagGGTTTTACAGCCATTGGAGTTCTTATAGAAAACCACATCTGCCTCAAAGTATGTGGACATCTAAACACCACACCAATCTGCTTAAAATTTTCTAAATCATTGGCATTTACGATGAGTTGAGACCTGTTCACATCAAGGATAAAACTATAGCGATAAAGATATCGTTCTCAATTTAAAAGAACGGCAGAGGCCACACCACAATTATATTGATAATGGCTTATTTTATAATTCACCTGACTATAAAGAGCACAAGCGGACAACAAAACTGCAGTGAgcttataataaagaaaaagttattttgcatCGGTCTGGATGCTAAACGTTATTGTCATCTTTATAACTATTGATTATGGTGTGAATGAGCATTTCATCTTTGTTTTGCCTCTATTACAGTTTCTACAGTTCTGGAAAAGTTTTTCTGGATGCTGGAACAAGGATGCAGAGATCTGCTCCTGAGCATCAGTCAGCTCAGGAATCAATGTTGGATGATCGAAAAAGGTTACAAAGGTCTTCTATGTTCAGGTCTGGGTTATGTGCAGGTCAGTCCAGTTTTTCCCCACCAAACGACTGGATTAACctttatacatattattatacttttttttttactttgctagGTGCAAAAATGCTCTCTTCTAATTTAAATGCTTGTTTACCCTTGtccaaaagaagtgtatttttcgTATAGAATAGTATTagttgtattgaatgtgcacttgtattgtacttaatattttaaaattatatttttaaaacgctgtacttgcagataatgcTTTCAGATGTTTTACTTTGAGGCAGATGTGGTACACTTTGTTAAATTGTTATAATGTCAAATTGTCTTACTTTGAAGAAATACacttaattcagtgtgttaactaacatactaaagtgcacgtaaagtacttgattataattttaactataCTGTGTTATGCAATGTTACGTTTAATTTATTAAATCGCAATATAATCATTACAAAGGACCCGTAAATAATGATATGATTTTAATTTACCATAAATGCCTGTCTGCACATTCAGCAGTACAATAAACTTAAGTCCTAAAATCactctaaattaatttaatataaatgtaaactaaaacagtttaattgtaaataatatgcaCTTACTGTAAGTGTCAGTCTGCACTTAAGTATATAAAAGATATTATATTGtgtaattatttttcacaaggtAAATATAGTGTTTTGAGTTATAGTCTTGATTTTATACATCTTTAAGTGACGTTGTAGTGGAAAATCTTTTAAATTTAATGTGTCCACATACTTTTGGCCACTTTGTGCATGTactgattcttaaaaaaatatacttttgttaACAAATGATGCTAATATCAAGAACATAATTGTAATACATACTTAAATTAGCATATAGCACATCAAGAACCCTGAGAAAAGATATTTaataagataatttttttgcTGAAGTTCttcaataaaccaataaaaagtttaattttagcaggttatgtttgtgtgtgtgtatgcttgtaGAGCCAGTGAGAGACCAGAGGCCAAGATGCAGTAAAACTACTCGTATTCGTACAAAAATCATATATCTACAAACATTTATCGACGAAATCAAACGCTCTGAACACGGTAAACAATTGGGAAAAGACTTTATTAGTTGTCGTTTAGAATGCAACAGCAGAAAGGGACACATGCTGAAATTACAACTCACATACAACAATGTGATGTTAAGATTAAATTTTTGACTTCCAAAACGCATATTACTTCAAAAACCAAAGACTCATAGTGACAAATAataagagtaataataataataaaaaacttaagCAATACTAGCAAAGATGAGAATAATAatggtagtaataataatagcaatatagCAATGAAACGTAATAATAGGTAACAA is a genomic window containing:
- the LOC113039030 gene encoding noelin-like isoform X2; its protein translation is MQRVNKLLSLIVLVLMGTELTQVLPANPEESWQVYSSAQDSEGRCVCTVVAPQQTMCSRDARTKQLRQLLEKVQNMTQSIQVLDQRTQRDLQYVVKMEDQLRGLETKFRQVEENHKQNIAKQYKAIKAKMAELRPLIPVLEEYKADARLVQQFKEEVQNLTSSLGLLQQEMGAYDYDDLHSRVISLEERLRACMQKLGKTHNKYMFIFLKKVYPRHDSGSTLFEFQVQYKINSICGTMLIIPKFVEC